In Pectobacterium actinidiae, the DNA window GAACGATGCACTGGAAAGCGGCGATTACGCGCGTATTACGGAACTGGCGCGTGAAGCGGTTGCAGGCGCGAAAGCGTAAGTTTGCTGGTTACTGAATGACGAAGGCCACTCACTGCGAGTGGCCTTTTTTATGACGGACATCCTTGCCCGTCACCCTGTGGGCCGTTGCTTTGCAACGTTGAAAAACGCTTCTGCGTTTTTTTATGGCAGGCATTTTATCTGTCGTCAGTGACGTCTGATTTCACTCCGTCAGCAATGGAACGTATCAGCCGCTAACTTTTACACCTGCCGCGACGCGCTTGGCGATTTCAACGGCATCGTCCGTGGTTTCCGCACTGGCTAACGCGACACCCATACGACGTTTGCCGCCGATATCCGGCTTACCAAATAGGCGAATTTGCGTATGAGGGATCAGTGCGTTTTCCAGCCCCTGATAACGCACGTTGTTGCTGTCCAGTTCCGGTAAAATCACGGCGGAAGCTGATGGGCCATATTGGCGAACTGCGCCAATCGGTAGCCCCAGAAACGCACGGACGTGCAAGGCAAACTCGGACAGATCCTGAGAGATCATTGTCACCATGCCGGTATCGTGCGGGCGAGGGGAGACTTCACTGAAAATAATCTCATCGCCGCAGACGAACAGCTCAACGCCGAACAGACCATAGCCGCCGAGTGCTTTCACGACATCGCTGGCTATCTTCTGTGCGCGCTCCTGCGCCAGTGCACTCATCTGCTGTGGCTGCCAGGATTCACGATAGTCGCCGTCTTCCTGACGATGCCCGATAGGCGCACAGAAATGAATGCCATCAACCGCGTGGATGGTGAGCAGTGTGATCTCAAAATCAAAATTAACCAATCCTTCCACGATGACGCGGCCGCCGCCTGCACGTCCACCCTGTTGGGCGTAGTTCCACGCCTGATCTAACTGCTCAGCAGAGCGAATCAGGCTTTGCCCTTTGCCAGAGGAACTCATGACCGGTTTAACAATACAGGGATAGCCAATCGCGTCGACAGCCTGACGAAAGCTCTCTTCGCTGTCGGCAAAACGGTAAGTGGAAGTGGGAACGCCGAGTGTTTCAGCCGCCAGACGACGGATACCTTCACGGTTCATCGTCAGGCGCGTCGCTTCGGCACAAGGAACAACATGGTGACCCTGCTTTTCCAATGTCACCAGCATGTCGGTTGCGATGGCTTCAATTTCCGGCACGATGTAATCAGGGCGTTCGGCTTCCACCAACGCTTTTAATGCATCGCCATCCAACATATTGATGACGTGGCTGCGATGCGCAACCTGCATGGCCGGGGCATCGGCATAGCGATCGACAGCAATCACTTCTATTCCCAAGCGCTGACACTCAATCGCCACTTCTTTACCTAATTCACCGGAGCCAAGCAGCATCACTCGTGTGGCATCCGCACGCAGGGCGGTTCCAATCGTTAACATAACCTTATACCTGATCGGGTTGTGAAAAATGGCCGCAGTATAAACGAAAACGTTTGCGTGCGCATTAAAGAGGGCATGCATTGGAATGCGGTGCGCAAAAGCGCACCAAGAAATAATGACGTGGCTTGGCATTGCTGGGCAATCGTGCCACTCTTCTTGCAAAGCGAAAATTTTATGTCAAGACAACGAGATCCGACGCCATGAAGACACCTCAAGCTGAAAAAAGACCCCATGCGCTAAGTACACATGGCGATACGCGTATCGACAATTATTACTGGCTGCGTGATGACCAACGTACCAATCCGCAGGTGTTGGACTATCTGAAGCAGGAAAACGCCTACAGCGAAGCCGTCATGGCACCCCATGAAGCACGAAAACGGTCGTTGTTTGACGAAATGGTCAAACGGATCCCGTCGACGGACATGTCTGTGCCGTATGTCAGAAAAGGCTATCGCTACCAAAGTCGCTATGAGCAGGGGAAAGAGTACGCCATCTATCTGCGTCAGCCTGAGCAAGCAACAGACGCGTGGGAAACGCTGCTGGATGGGAATCAACGTGCTGAGGGGCATGAGTTTTATAGTCTCGGCACGCTTGAGGTTAGCCCTGACAATTCGCTGCTAGCGCTCTCAGAGGATTTTTTATCACGTCGGCAGTACACGCTTCGTTTTCGCGATCTGAACAGCGGTGAGTGGCTACCGGATGTGATCGAAAATGTCACAGCGGGTGCGGAATGGTCGGCGGATTCGACGGTTTTGTATTACGTGCGCAAGCATGAACAAACGCTATTGCCGTATCAAGTCTATCGCCACCGTCTGGGGAGCGATCCGGCGCTGGATGAGTTGGTCTATGAAGAGAAAGACGACACCTATTACGTTAGCCTGAGTAAAACCACATCAGAGCACTACATCACCATTTATCTCAGTAGCACCACGACGACAGAAGTATTATTGCTCGATGCGACGCGGCCGGATGCCGTGCCGCAGGTATGCATCCCACGCCGGAAAGATCATGAATATGGCCTCGATCACTATCAGGACACGTTTTATCTGCGCTCCAACCGAGAAGGAAAGAACTTTGGCCTCTACCGTTCGGGCAGACCTGATGAGCAAACGCTGGAAACGCTGATTGCACCGAGCGAAAGTCGCGTGCTGGAAGGTTTTGAGCTATTCCGTGATTGGCTGGTGGTTGAAGAACGGGAGCGCGGTTTGACCAGCTTGCGCCAGATTCACTGGCAGACGCGGGAAGAAAAAGCGATCGCCTTTAATGATGCGAGCTATGTGACGTGGCTGTCGTACAACCCTACGCCAGAAACGACATTGATGCGGTATGGCTATTCATCAATGACGACCCCCAGCACGCAGTATGAATTGAATCTGGATACGGGCGAGCAGCAGTTACTTAAACAAGCTGAAGTGAAAGATTTCTCCCCGGATAATTACCGGAGCGAACGCTTGTGGATCACAGTTCGAGATGGTGTCGAGGTTCCCGTTTCTCTTGTTTATCATCGCGATCATTTTAGCCCAGGTAAGAACCCGATACTGGTTTACGGCTATGGGGCGTATAGCCATAGTATGGATCCGGATTTTAGCGTTAGCCGGCTGAGCCTCCTGGACAGAGGGTTTGTCTTCGCCCTAACGCACATTCGTGGTGGTGGTGAGCTGGGTCAACAGTGGTATGACGATGGCCGCCTGCTCAATAAAATGCACTCCTTCACCGATTTCATCGATGTGTCTCAGGCATTGATAGAAAAAGGTTATGGCGACAGGGACAACATGTTCGCCATGGGGGGCAGTGCGGGCGGACTATTGATGGGCGCGGTAGTGAACATGGCTCCCGATCTATTTAAGGGCGTTGTTGCTCAGGTTCCATTTGTTGACGTGCTGACGACAATGTTGGATGAATCTATCCCGTTGACGACCGGAGAGTATGACGAGTGGGGCGATCCGAATGAACAAATCTATTATGACTACATCAAGCAATATAGCCCCTATGACGGCGTTACCGCCCAACGCTATCCGCATTTGCTGGTGACTACTGGGTTACACGACTCTCAGGTCCAATATTGGGAACCGGCGAAGTGGGTGGCGAAATTAAGGGAAGTGAAAACGGACGATCGTTTGGTGCTGCTATACACCGATATGGATGCTGGGCACGGTGGAAAATCCGGCCGCTTCAAACGGTATGATGATATTGCGTTGGAATATGCTTTTATACTGATGGTGCTTGAAATGGCTGAGGAAGCGCGCGAATAAGGGCAAAAAACGATGTTATAAGGGTAAACCCACTTTCGGGTTTACCCGATCGACATGGGACATACTTAGGTTACATCATAACTCAGGTAATATCCGCCTGTGGTTTCTTCGCCCGTTTATCGGCTCGTTTTTCAGCGGCCGTTTTCAGGGGCTTCTTCTTACTGTTTTTTTTGCTATCCAGACCTTTACTCATATCTTGCCTCGCGTGATAAAAGGGTAGGTTGCCACTCCATTAACCTCCTGTGCGGGCCGAGATGCAAGCAGAAAATTGTTTTTGCTGTGTAAGAATGTAACCCGTGGAAAGGGATGTTTTCCACGGTACAAGCGGCATAGACTGGAATGAGGGGAGGCTATTTAGTCTTGGGTTCGTAGGGTAAACGAGAGAACTGCAGCGACCGCTGGCGGTAAAACATCACGCGTTCGCGAAAATAGTCACGCAAATGTTCAGGTTGTTCCCTCTCAACCACCTCTGGTATGACCGGCATATTGTAACGTTCTTTGAAGGCAACGCCTGACGCCGTCAAGTCTACGTTAATTTTATCCATATCTTCTTTGGACAATTCTGCCAAATTATATCCCATACCATTTTCTCCTGCCTATTGGCCACAGACTGATGCGTGTCACGGTAAAGTAGTGACAGGGAAATGGCAAGCGTTCACCTTATCATGTGGATGTTTATTATTCTCATTGCGAAATGGGAATCATTTTTAATACCAGTACGTCATAAATGATATAGCTTGTGGTTGTTATTTCTGATAATAAAAATGATTCGCAATAATATATTTACCCTAAGGGTTAAGTGATAATAAATATCAATAACATAAGGCATAATGAATTGATTTAATTGTGTTTTTTATTTGCTGATTATCAATGTTAATAAAGTGTTTTTTATTTTGTTTTTTCAGGCATAATGCCCTGAATAATTTCACCTGCCGGGAAAATAGGGAGTTAACATGTTAAAAAAAGAAATGATTCAGAAACTGAATGAACAACTTAATCTGGAGTTTTATTCCGCGAATTTGTATCTGCAAATGAGTGCATGGTGCGGTGACAAAGGTTTTGAAGGCGCATCCAGTTTTCTGAAGACGCATTCTCAGGAAGAAATGCAACACATGCAGCGCCTGTTTGACTACCTGGACGACACAGGAAGCCTGCCTATATTAGGCGCGATTGCTGCACCGCCGATTGATTTCGATTCACTGGCTGATGTCTTCAAGTTGACCTATGAACACGAACAGCTGATTACAGCAAAAATTAATGAGCTGGCACATGAGGCAATGGCGCAGCAGGATTACTCTACCTTTAACTTCCTGCAATGGTACGTTGCTGAGCAGCACGAAGAAGAGAAACTGTTCCGTTCTATTCTGGACAAACTTGCGTTAGTCAAAGCCAGCGAAGGCGGTCTGTTCTTCATCGATCAGGACCTGAAAAAAATGTCTGCGGCGGCACCGTCAGCCTAACGACAAGCGATGCTTCTGTCGGCCAATGATTGCTTGAATGACGCGGGATAATATTCTCCTTATCCCGCCATTTTCTCCTCCCGAACGACCTTTCTGGCAGTATCAAACTACCGATATTATTCCTGAAATCCGCACTCGACTTCACCTTCCTCAGTCGCTATGATCGCATCAGTCGTGATATACAACGTTATGTTTTATAAGGTTTGATGCTGTCTTTCTCTGGTTCGGATAAGGCTGCAAAACCCACACATCATTGTTTGAATACGCCATGTCGGGAATACATGATGAAGAAATTTTTGCTATCTATCGCGCTTACTTCACTTTCTGTGAATGCTTTTGCTGCCGCTAAACTGGCAAATATCAGCCGGTTTGAATACGGCGAACGCTGGGCTTTCACGCGTGAAGAAGTTCAACTGATTTGCCGCCCTGGCAATGCGCTGTATGCCTTACATACCGGGACGCTGATGCAATATCCGCTAAATGATGTTGCTATTGCGCAAATGAAGTCTGGGCAGGTGAGTGCGCAACCGATAGACGCGATCTGGCTGGACGATCCTAAGCATCCCGGACAGAAAAAAAGCCTTCAACCATTTATTGAACGTGCAGAGCAGCTTTGTCAGTCAGACGCTAAACCATGAAGTGATTGATTTACTTATTGATGTTAAATAATTACTTCTTTATGGTTAAGATAAAGTGTGAAATCTGTTCCATTTGTGATGATTGCGAATGGGTTAAGGCTGGAAAACGCGAGGGAGTTGGCTAAGCTTAAATCTACAGGGCTAGTACAGCTTGTATAAATGCCAACTTTTAGCGCACGGCTCTCCCAAGAGCCATTTCCCTAGACTGAATACAGGAATCGTATTCAGTCTTTTTTTTGCTTCGAAAAGCACTGAAATAAAGTAGCTAACCTTTCCTGTCTCTGACTTACCCCGTACGTTGTATGTTCTCATAAAATAGTGCCGGTGGGACTTCATATGACGGCTGTTTTTCTGATGCATTGGTTGGCTATCCTTGCCAATTAAGATGTCGGGGAGAGGCGAGTTTCGCCTCTGTGGGCGTTTTAAAGGTTTTTAAAAATAAACGCTTGCTAAAGATATTTATACATGCGTTAATGAGTGGTCGGTTTGATTCGCAGACCTAAAAAGCAGTTTAGTAAAGCAGTTCTCATTTCAAAGTGTTATCCATAGATATCCCTTCTTTTGAGCCTCCCTTATTGTTGCTAATTAAATTCTGTGCACAGGCCCTATTTGCCGGAAGGCGCTATAAAATTAAGGTAATTTCTATGTCTAATAAAATGACTGGTTTAGTAAAATGGTTTGACGCTGGTAAAGGTTTTGGTTTCATTACTCCTGACAACGGTAGCAAAGATGTATTCGTACATTTCTCTGCTATTCAGAGCAATGATTTCAAAACGTTGGACGAAGGCCAAAAGGTTGAGTTCACTATTGAAAATGGTCAGAAAGGCCCAGCAGCTGGCAACGTTGTCGCACTGTAAAAGTCGCGCGCAATAAGCCAAGTGAATTAATGTTTCTCTTGCGATAGCGATGATGGTTTAATCCGGAGCAGTCAAGAAAAGCACTCAGAACCCCTAGCATAACGCTGGGGGTTTTTGTTTTTATATCTCATAGCCGCTTACTGCATTTTATGTTCAGCACTCAGCAGCCTATATTGTTTTATTCCTCATCATCCGTAAGCATTCAGCTTCATTAATTTGTTGTATAGCGAACGGACATAATTCCTCTACCTTCATTATAAAATGGCTTTTATCACAATCTAATCGACAGGTTCATATCTCGTTTATGCAGTTATCGACTAAATTTATAGAACACGATGTGATAGGAGGACGCGATGACTGAGAAAAATACGGGTACGGGACACAAGGATGAAAACGATCATCCGGCAAAAGATGCGCCGAAAGATCAGGGTGAGATTCCGCGCAAACGTGATGACAGCAAAGACGATGTCGAAGATCCGTTTGATGCGAATAAGGATTAATTGGTTGGCGACAGGTTTCTGTCGCCAATGTACAGCGAAAGATTAGTGCGTTTTAGACGCTACAGTGACTGCTGAATCGGGAGTGAAATAATCGCTATCATCCACAATTGGAATATAAATCCTGACCCATTCAGTTCCTTCAACCATCTCCCAGCTATGTCCTTCTCCCTGCGTATCGGCGGCAATCAAGACTGTCCCGGGAGAAAGCAGAAAAGTGGAACCATCGCTGACCCGAAATTTCAATGTGCCTTTCAGCGTGATGACATATTGTTTGCGCGGTGCAGGGTGAACGTTCATTTCCCAGGCTTCAGTGGAATTACTGAGCCAAAATTTTTGTGCGGTGATTTTTTCCAGAGCAGGTACGCTGCCTGTTACGAAGGCCGAGTGATTGTCTGGTGTATTGATCAGTTTGATGGCCGGTATTCGGGTTTCCTCTGAATGAGTGGGAGAAGGCGTTGCGGAATAAGCAGTAACGGAAATCAATAATCCGGCAAGCGCCAGAAGAAAACGCGATGTCTTTTTCATTTAAATAAAATCCATATATTTACGCCCGATAGATGGGCGACTCTGTCTATGTCAGCCGTCTGTGCACACGTCTTACAATATCGTGGATGGTACTGTTGGAAGATATTCGTCACCAGATGATTAGAGCAATCACACTGATTGGTATATTGCTTGATTTGTTTATATTTTATTCATTCCGGTTCCGCAGTAGGATGAAACCTGTGATGAATAAATCAGTAGATGAAGGGAAGAGGTATGCAGATTTCAGCCAGCCGTTTGATGGCCACGATGCAAAGCGTATTGCAAAAAGCGGGATGTGAAGAAAACGAAGCTCGGACTGTCACCGAACACCTTGTGGCTGCTAACCTGAAAGGGCATGACAGCCATGGCGTGGGGATGTTGCCACACTATGTTGAGTTCATCGAGAAAGGCATCATGCAGCCGAATACTCCTGCGCGTTTAGTGCGTGATAGTGGGGCGGTGCTGCAATTTACCGGCGATCGCGGTTTTGGTCAGCGTACGGGTAAAGAAGCGATGCAGGCGGCTATCGATCGGGTAAAAACGACGGGCGTGTGTTTAATGACGCTGTCGTCTACCTGCCATTTGGGACGTATCGGCACTTATGGGGAAATGGCGGCAGACGCCGGACTGGTGTCGATACACTTCGTCAACGTTAACGATCTCGACCCCATCGTGGCTCCTTGGTGTGGCAGTGAAGCCCGTTTCGGAACGAACCCTATCTGCATTGCGTTTCCACCGACGGATCATAATGCGGCTTTTGTTCTGGATTTCGCCACCAGCGTGGTTGCACTGGGGAAAACGCGGGTCGCGTATCTGGCAGGCAAAACGTTTGATGAAGAAGTCATGCTGGATTGCCACGGTGTTTCCACTAACGACCCGAAAGTCATGTGGGAAGGTGAAAAACACGGAGCGTTGAAACCCATCGCGAAACATAAAGGTGGCGGGTTGATTTTAGCGGCGGAAATGCTGGCCGGGCTGTTGTCTGGCGGCGGAACGATTCAACCGGAGAATGCGCGTCAGGGGGCGATAGTGAATAACATGACGACGATTGTTATCGATCCCGCCAGTATGGTTTCTATGGCGTGGTTGCAGAAAGAATATGACGCGATGCTGGACTACGTTCGCACTTCAACGGCACCCGATCCGACACAGCCTATTTTAATCGCCGGTGAACCGGAACGTATTTCGCAGGCACAACGTAGTGTTGATGGTATTAACTTGTCCGATCAGGAGTGGCAGAAAATTGTGGAAGCAGGAATCGCTTTGGGGATGAATCCAGCCGAATTCGCGTTAATAGCATAATATTATTCAGGAGAAGACAATAATCGGGAGGGGGTACTGATGCGGGGATGGGTAATCGTTGTGGTGATATTGGGGGCGTTAGTCGCTCTGGCACCCTGGATCCAACGTCAACTCCCGCCCGGCTACGATCCCCTTTCTCCGCTGTCTGTCGATGACCCACCTACGTTTATTACCCGGCTAAAAATGAAGTCTGTCGCCAACGATCCTGAGGCCTGTCTGGCAGTATTAAAGCAGGCGCAGGTGAGCGGGCGCCTACGATTCTCCGAGGCCAATGACATCAATGGACAATGTCCGGTCGCGTCACCCGTACGGATACAAGGCTTTGGTGCGGTCGCGCTCAGTTCCAGTTTTCTTGCCAGTTGCCCGCTGGCGCTGAGTAGCACCATGTTTGTGGTGCAGGTTGCGGTGCCGCAGGCGCAGTCGCTTGGCACGTCGCTAGCGCGTATCGACCATATGGGCAGCTACGCCTGTCGAAATGTCTATCATCGACCGGAAGGACGTTTGAGCGAGCATGCGACGGCGGACGCGTGGGATATTGCCGCTTTTCGTCTCTCTGATGGACGGCAGATTAGCGTCCTGAATCAGTGGTCAGAAACCGACGATCGTGGCAGCTACTTGCGTACTACGTTCAGGGAAAGCTGCCGTTTTTTCGGTAACTCGCTGGGGCCGGAATACAATGCCGCACACGCTAATCACTTTCATTTTGGCATGCGCGGTTTTGGCGTGTGTCGATGAGAATACTCAGGCGGGAAAACTAAAAATCAGCGTACTCCTGGGCGGGGATCCAGAAGCCATCAATATACTCTTCAATGGGGAAGCAACCCGCGCGACGCAGGCGTTGTTCATCCATCGCTTGCAGACATTGCGCTTCGGTGTTGTAGGCACCGACGACCAAATCGTCACAGCCATGCCCGAGATAACAAACAAATATCACTAACGCAAACATGCCGCTCTCCAGACATTACCGATGTTCTTCTGTCAGAATAATTGTAGATGAAAATCAGTGAGGAAAGGGAGATTGGGCGGTTCATCAGGTGGTTTTATCGCCACCTGATGTAGAAACCGCATTTATTCTTTGGAAACAGGCTGGGCGGAGGCTGCGCCATCGCGCACTAAATCGCGCGGTAGGCTGTTTTTTATCCGGCTACTGATGCGTTTTGCTAGGCCGACAGGGGTGTTTTGGTAGGTTAAAATCAGCTCATCCGCAGTAGGAAGCGGTTCCGGATAGCTGTCTTTACCTTGAAACCACTCGCAGGCGATGTGTTCGGTCAGGGCGTAGGCATTGTCTGCGTTCGGATCGGCCAGCGCGACAATCGCTTCATGTTGCCAGCGGAAGCCTTTAGAGAAGCGTTCAGCAAGCTTAATACCAATACGTGAGAATTTGATATTGCCAAAAGCGGACGTTAGCGCAGTAGGGAAGAGCCAGATCTCGCTATCACGCTGCCACAGTTGAAGTACCGTCTCATCCCAGTGAATACCCTGTTTACCTGCCGCCTGTGTGAGTAATACAGAATCTTTGGGGGCAACGGGAGAAAACGGAAACTTGCCGACTTTATAACCCGGACGCGGCAGAGGGGGCACGCTGGTGGTTTTCCGTAATCGGGCAACAAAGAAGCCTTCGCTGTCATAAATCTGTGGGAAGACGTGCAGGAAGCCTTCTTCCGTTGTGGCGCGTTCGGCGTCGACGAAGAGATCGTGTAGCGATTCAAATTCGCACGCATCAGGAAACTGTGCCTGTAGCCAATGGCAGACCTGCTGGTTTTCGTGCTGATTCAGCGTGCAGGTAGAGTAAATCATCACGCCGCCGGGCTTAAGAGCATGAAACGCGCTCAGAATCAGATCGCGCTGTGTGTTAGCAATATCGGTAATACTCTCTTGCGACCAGTGGCTCATCGCCGCTGGATCCTTACGCACTACGCCTTCACCCGAACAGGGGGAATCCAGTAGAATCGCGTCAAAATACTCGGGCAGCGCCGCGCCGAAAACTCGCCCGTCGAAGTGTGTAATCGCGGTATTGCTGACGCCGCAGCGGCTGATGTTGGCATGCAACACTTTTACTCGGCTGGCTGAATACTCGTTGGCGACGATAGCGCCTTTATTATTCAGTCTAGCCGCAATCTGCGTGGTCTTAGAACCCGGCGCCGCCGCGACATCCAAGACCGTTTCCAGCGCATCGTTACGATGGAACAGGGCGCTGACGGGCAGCATGGAGCTGGCTTCCTGAATATAAAACAGCCCGCTCAGATGCTCCAGCGTATTGCCTAGCCGCGTATTTTCCTCTTCCGCATTTAACAGCCAGAAACCTTCCTGACACCAGGGAATCGGCTCAAGCTGCCAGCCATAGGGTTGCACGAGCTGAAGAAAGGCATCAACGTCGATTTTTAACGTATTCACGCGGATGCTCCGACGCAGCGGACGCTGGCAGGCGGCAATAAACTCCTCCATCGAAAGGGAGGAAGGCATGATGTCCCGCATTGTGTCGAGAAATTCAGCTGGCAGGCTGGCTGGGGTAAATTTTGCCACGGCGTGGTTCCGTACAGGTTATTCAGTAAAACGAGGGGAAGAAGCGGCGAAGTGTAGCACGGATCCTTCATACATCATGTGAAAACGGCAAAGGGTTGAGTGAAAACGACAGGGCGATTGTCGCCGCCCTGTCAGGTGATCGCGTTAATTATTCGGTGTCGGAATCGCCGTACCCCATTGCCGCCACTCTTTAGGCTCTTCGTTCCTCAGCAGGAAATGTTTTCCTTCCTGTGCCTTGGGGGAGAGCGGCGTGCTAGGTGGCGTGGCAAAAGCGATACCGCCGCGAATGAACTGCTGGAAGGTTCCGCTTTTGATGACGCCACCCGTTAGGCCGAATTCCAGATTGTAACCCGAAGCCAGCCAGAAGACGGAATTGTCGCGTACCAGATGCTGATAGCGTTTGCTAATGCGCAGCGACACAGCGATACGATCGGAAAGTGTGCCCAGCGACAGCCCGGTTACCGTGCCGACTTCAATACCGCGGAACAGCACTGGCGTACCGACCTGCAATGCACCCGCTTCCGGCGCATCAACGCTGATATTCAAGCCGTCCTGATAGCGAGAATCAGAGATCGTTGCCTGTTGCAG includes these proteins:
- a CDS encoding malate/lactate/ureidoglycolate dehydrogenase; amino-acid sequence: MQISASRLMATMQSVLQKAGCEENEARTVTEHLVAANLKGHDSHGVGMLPHYVEFIEKGIMQPNTPARLVRDSGAVLQFTGDRGFGQRTGKEAMQAAIDRVKTTGVCLMTLSSTCHLGRIGTYGEMAADAGLVSIHFVNVNDLDPIVAPWCGSEARFGTNPICIAFPPTDHNAAFVLDFATSVVALGKTRVAYLAGKTFDEEVMLDCHGVSTNDPKVMWEGEKHGALKPIAKHKGGGLILAAEMLAGLLSGGGTIQPENARQGAIVNNMTTIVIDPASMVSMAWLQKEYDAMLDYVRTSTAPDPTQPILIAGEPERISQAQRSVDGINLSDQEWQKIVEAGIALGMNPAEFALIA
- a CDS encoding DNA polymerase III subunit theta, which translates into the protein MGYNLAELSKEDMDKINVDLTASGVAFKERYNMPVIPEVVEREQPEHLRDYFRERVMFYRQRSLQFSRLPYEPKTK
- a CDS encoding extensin family protein; the protein is MRGWVIVVVILGALVALAPWIQRQLPPGYDPLSPLSVDDPPTFITRLKMKSVANDPEACLAVLKQAQVSGRLRFSEANDINGQCPVASPVRIQGFGAVALSSSFLASCPLALSSTMFVVQVAVPQAQSLGTSLARIDHMGSYACRNVYHRPEGRLSEHATADAWDIAAFRLSDGRQISVLNQWSETDDRGSYLRTTFRESCRFFGNSLGPEYNAAHANHFHFGMRGFGVCR
- the cspG gene encoding cold shock protein CspG; translation: MSNKMTGLVKWFDAGKGFGFITPDNGSKDVFVHFSAIQSNDFKTLDEGQKVEFTIENGQKGPAAGNVVAL
- a CDS encoding YebW family protein codes for the protein MFALVIFVCYLGHGCDDLVVGAYNTEAQCLQAMDEQRLRRAGCFPIEEYIDGFWIPAQEYADF
- a CDS encoding YebY family protein → MMKKFLLSIALTSLSVNAFAAAKLANISRFEYGERWAFTREEVQLICRPGNALYALHTGTLMQYPLNDVAIAQMKSGQVSAQPIDAIWLDDPKHPGQKKSLQPFIERAEQLCQSDAKP
- a CDS encoding S9 family peptidase — protein: MKTPQAEKRPHALSTHGDTRIDNYYWLRDDQRTNPQVLDYLKQENAYSEAVMAPHEARKRSLFDEMVKRIPSTDMSVPYVRKGYRYQSRYEQGKEYAIYLRQPEQATDAWETLLDGNQRAEGHEFYSLGTLEVSPDNSLLALSEDFLSRRQYTLRFRDLNSGEWLPDVIENVTAGAEWSADSTVLYYVRKHEQTLLPYQVYRHRLGSDPALDELVYEEKDDTYYVSLSKTTSEHYITIYLSSTTTTEVLLLDATRPDAVPQVCIPRRKDHEYGLDHYQDTFYLRSNREGKNFGLYRSGRPDEQTLETLIAPSESRVLEGFELFRDWLVVEERERGLTSLRQIHWQTREEKAIAFNDASYVTWLSYNPTPETTLMRYGYSSMTTPSTQYELNLDTGEQQLLKQAEVKDFSPDNYRSERLWITVRDGVEVPVSLVYHRDHFSPGKNPILVYGYGAYSHSMDPDFSVSRLSLLDRGFVFALTHIRGGGELGQQWYDDGRLLNKMHSFTDFIDVSQALIEKGYGDRDNMFAMGGSAGGLLMGAVVNMAPDLFKGVVAQVPFVDVLTTMLDESIPLTTGEYDEWGDPNEQIYYDYIKQYSPYDGVTAQRYPHLLVTTGLHDSQVQYWEPAKWVAKLREVKTDDRLVLLYTDMDAGHGGKSGRFKRYDDIALEYAFILMVLEMAEEARE
- the ftnA gene encoding non-heme ferritin translates to MLKKEMIQKLNEQLNLEFYSANLYLQMSAWCGDKGFEGASSFLKTHSQEEMQHMQRLFDYLDDTGSLPILGAIAAPPIDFDSLADVFKLTYEHEQLITAKINELAHEAMAQQDYSTFNFLQWYVAEQHEEEKLFRSILDKLALVKASEGGLFFIDQDLKKMSAAAPSA
- the purT gene encoding formate-dependent phosphoribosylglycinamide formyltransferase, with the translated sequence MLTIGTALRADATRVMLLGSGELGKEVAIECQRLGIEVIAVDRYADAPAMQVAHRSHVINMLDGDALKALVEAERPDYIVPEIEAIATDMLVTLEKQGHHVVPCAEATRLTMNREGIRRLAAETLGVPTSTYRFADSEESFRQAVDAIGYPCIVKPVMSSSGKGQSLIRSAEQLDQAWNYAQQGGRAGGGRVIVEGLVNFDFEITLLTIHAVDGIHFCAPIGHRQEDGDYRESWQPQQMSALAQERAQKIASDVVKALGGYGLFGVELFVCGDEIIFSEVSPRPHDTGMVTMISQDLSEFALHVRAFLGLPIGAVRQYGPSASAVILPELDSNNVRYQGLENALIPHTQIRLFGKPDIGGKRRMGVALASAETTDDAVEIAKRVAAGVKVSG
- the rsmF gene encoding 16S rRNA (cytosine(1407)-C(5))-methyltransferase RsmF; amino-acid sequence: MAKFTPASLPAEFLDTMRDIMPSSLSMEEFIAACQRPLRRSIRVNTLKIDVDAFLQLVQPYGWQLEPIPWCQEGFWLLNAEEENTRLGNTLEHLSGLFYIQEASSMLPVSALFHRNDALETVLDVAAAPGSKTTQIAARLNNKGAIVANEYSASRVKVLHANISRCGVSNTAITHFDGRVFGAALPEYFDAILLDSPCSGEGVVRKDPAAMSHWSQESITDIANTQRDLILSAFHALKPGGVMIYSTCTLNQHENQQVCHWLQAQFPDACEFESLHDLFVDAERATTEEGFLHVFPQIYDSEGFFVARLRKTTSVPPLPRPGYKVGKFPFSPVAPKDSVLLTQAAGKQGIHWDETVLQLWQRDSEIWLFPTALTSAFGNIKFSRIGIKLAERFSKGFRWQHEAIVALADPNADNAYALTEHIACEWFQGKDSYPEPLPTADELILTYQNTPVGLAKRISSRIKNSLPRDLVRDGAASAQPVSKE